In the Lepidochelys kempii isolate rLepKem1 chromosome 3, rLepKem1.hap2, whole genome shotgun sequence genome, one interval contains:
- the TLR5 gene encoding toll-like receptor 5: MLHHLVFLLGMSLVAKEIFATSCCSQGQNALCYFCNLTEVPPVLSDTVALLLSFNKIRQVNASSFPLLEQLQILEIGTQFVFPVTIGKAAFRNLPNLRLLDLGDNKILHLDPDAFVELSYVHTLRLYHNSLEESILEEDYLRDMISLEYLDLSGNKIKSLRPHRLFYHLKSLQIVDLKNNRISSLCEGNLDSFQGKFFILFILNSNKLYYSISVDWAKCGNPFKNIALDTLDLGGNGWGVDIMQHFCTAVNGTSIVFLKLSYHIMGPGFGFKNFQDPDQDTFAGLARSGVRLLDISHGSIFSLNPYVFQSLGDLELLNLHNNKINQIQKQAFFGLGKLGTLNLSYNILGELYDYTFEGLQNVMHIDLQQNHIGVIAGNSFRDLRRLKMVDLRDNAIKTLPSFPAMFTLHLSDNKIVSVGNQRISATFLNLERNRLDNLGDLYILLQVPDVQYLLLRKNRLSYCVKSVDVIENNQLVYLDLGENMLKLVWDRSLCLDVFRALSKLEVLHLNNNYLTSLPQDIFSGLTSLNRLNLASNQLSYLSPGVFPESLKTLNMSENQLLSPALELFMTLSVLDITNNRFFCDCTLNTWTAWLNQTNVTLAGSENDTYCVLPPVFTRVPLSSVALDSCNEDELQKPLQFSLFIFTSVTLIMFLTVVIIFSHFRGTCFVWYKTIKGALLKERKQAIDKSTYKYDAYLCYSSRDFEWVQNSLLKHLDSQYSEKNRFTLCFEERDFLPGEEQITNIRDAIWNSRKTICIVTRQFLKDGWCVEAFNFAQSRYFCDLKEVLIMVVVGSLSQYQLMKYKPIRVFVQRSQYMQWPEDHQDIDWFLNNLSHQILKEKKVKKKSSVIEMQTVRTIS, encoded by the coding sequence ATGTTACATCATCTAGTATTTCTCTTAGGAATGTCGCTGGTAGCCAAAGAAATATTTGCTACAAGCTGCTGTTCCCAAGGCCAAAATGCTTTGTGTTATTTTTGTAACCTCACCGAGGTTCCACCTGTGCTCAGTGACACAGTTGCACTCCTGCTAAGTTTCAACAAAATCAGGCAAGTGAATGCATCCTCTTTCCCTCTGCTGGAACAGTTGCAGATTTTGGAAATTGGAACCCAGTTTGTCTTTCCTGTTACCATAGGGAAAGCAGCTTTTAGGAACCTGCCAAACCTTCGACTCTTAGATTTAGGAGACAATAAGATACTTCATCTGGATCCTGATGCTTTTGTGGAGTTGTCATATGTACATACACTCCGGTTATATCACAACAGTCTTGAGGAGTCCATTCTGGAAGAAGACTATCTTCGAGATATGATCTCCTTAGAATATTTGGATCTTTCTGGAAACAAGATCAAAAGCCTTCGCCCTCATCGCTTATTTTACCATCTAAAATCCTTGCAAATTGTGGACCTGAAAAACAACAGGATATCCAGCTTATGTGAAGGAAACCTTGATAGCTTCCAGGGAAAATTCTTCATACTGTTTATTCTTAATTCTAATAAGTTATATTACTCAATTTCTGTGGACTGGGCCAAGTGTGGAAATCCTTTCAAAAACATAGCCCTGGACACCCTGGATCTTGGCGGTAATGGCTGGGGTGTAGATATAATGCAACACTTCTGCACAGCTGTGAATGGGACTTCAATTGTTTTTCTGAAGCTTAGCTATCACATAATGGGTCCAGGATTTGGCTTTAAGAACTTCCAGGATCCAGACCAAGATACATTTGCAGGGCTAGCAAGAAGTGGCGTTCGCTTACTGGATATTTCACATGGTTCTATTTTCTCTCTCAATCCTTATGTATTTCAGAGCCTTGGTGATCTGGAATTGCTGAATCTTCACAATAACAAGATAAATCAGATccaaaagcaagcattttttggCCTGGGAAAGCTAGGAACTCTCAACCTGTCATATAACATTCTGGGGGAGCTGTACGATTACACTTTTGAGGGGCTTCAGAATGTGATGCATATTGATTTGCAACAAAATCATATTGGAGTAATTGCTGGGAATTCGTTCAGGGATTTAAGAAGGTTAAAGATGGTGGATCTCCGGGACAATGCCATTAAAACTCTCCCTTCTTTCCCAGCCATGTTCACTCTTCATTTAAGTGACAATAAGATAGTATCTGTAGGTAACCAGAGAATAAGTGCAACATTCCTTAACTTGGAAAGAAACAGATTGGACAATCTGGGTGATCTTTATATTCTTTTACAAGTTCCAGATGTGCAGTATCTCTTGTTAAGAAAAAATCGTTTATCTTATTGTGTTAAAAGTGTTGATGTTATAGAAAATAACCAGTTAGTTTACTTGGATCTAGGAGAAAACATGTTAAAGCTTGTGTGGGACAGAAGTTTATGTTTGGATGTGTTCAGGGCACTTTCCAAACTAGAGGTGCTCCACCTGAATAACAACTACCTTACTTCCCTTCCACAGGATATTTTTAGTGGTCTAACATCATTAAACAGACTTAACCTAGCCTCCAACCAGTTGTCTTATCTTTCTCCTGGTGTTTTCCCTGAGAGCCTAAAGACACTGAATATGTCTGAAAACCAACTTCTTTCACCTGCCCTTGAGCTCTTCATGACTTTGAGTGTCCTGGATATAACAAATAACAGGTTTTTCTGTGATTGTACTTTAAACACCTGGACAGCATGGTTAAATCAAACCAATGTGACCTTAGCTGGCTCTGAAAATGACACATACTGTGTACTCCCACCTGTTTTCACAAGGGTTCCACTTTCTTCAGTGGCACTTGATAGCTGTAATGAAGACGAACTCCAGAAGCCTCTACAGTTCTCACTGTTCATTTTCACTTCAGTCACTCTGATAATGTTCCTAACAGTAGTCATTATTTTTAGTCACTTTCGGGGGACTTGTTTTGTCTGGTATAAGACCATCAAAGGTGCTCTGCTAAAAGAACGTAAGCAAGCAATAGATAAAAGTACATATAAATATGATGCCTATTTATGCTACAGCAGCAGAGACTTTGAGTGGGTCCAAAATTCATTGCTAAAGCACCTGGACTCTCAGTATTCTGAGAAAAACAGATTTACTTTGTGCTTTGAAGAGAGAGATTTCCTGCCTGGGGAGGAACAGATCACCAACATCCGTGATGCCATTTGGAACAGCAGGAAGACTATTTGCATTGTGACAAGGCAGTTCCTCAAGGATGGGTGGTGCGTAGAAGCCTTTAATTTTGCCCAGAGCAGATACTTTTGTGACCTGAAAGAAGTCCTCATTATGGTTGTGGTTGGGTCACTTTCTCAGTATCAGTTGATGAAATACAAACCGATTAGAGTCTTTGTGCAAAGGAGTCAGTACATGCAGTGGCCTGAAGACCATCAAGATATAGACTGGTTTTTAAATAACCTTTCTCACcaaattctgaaagaaaaaaaggtgaaaaagaaATCCAGTGTTATAGAAATGCAAACTGTAAGGACAATCTCGTAG